In Gambusia affinis linkage group LG08, SWU_Gaff_1.0, whole genome shotgun sequence, a single window of DNA contains:
- the psma1 gene encoding proteasome subunit alpha type-1 yields MFRNQYDNDVTVWSPQGRIHQIEYAMEAVKQGSATVGLKSRTHAVLVALKRAQSELAAHQKKILHVDSHIGISIAGLTADARLLCNFMRQECLDSRFVFDRPLPISRLVSLIGSKTQIPTQRYGRRPYGVGLLIAGYDDMGPHIFQTCPSANYFDCKAMSIGARSQSARTYLERCMEKFQDCALNELVQHGLRALRETLPTEQDLTTKNVSIGIVGKDMEFTIYDDDDVAPFLEGLEERPQRKVAQPAEELAAGEAPDEPMEH; encoded by the exons TTCCGCAACCAGTACGACAACGATGTAACAGTATGGAGCCCTCAG GGTCGCATCCATCAGATCGAATATGCCATGGAAGCGGTGAAGCAAGGCTCAGCAACTGTGGGACTGAAATCCAGAACACACGCTGTCCTCGTTGCATTGAAG AGAGCCCAGTCTGAACTGGCTGCCCACCAGAAGAAGATCCTGCATGTCGACAGCCACATTGGCATCTCCATCGCCGGACTGACTGCTGACGCCAGGCTGCTCTG TAACTTTATGCGTCAGGAATGTTTGGACTCGAGATTCGTCTTTGACAGACCCCTTCCGATTTCTCGTCTTGTTTCACTCATCGGCAGCA AAACCCAGATTCCCACACAGCGCTACGGGAGGAGGCCCTATGGAGTCGGACTCCTCATCGCCGGCTATGAT GACATGGGGCCTCACATCTTCCAGACCTGCCCATCGGCAAACTACTTTGACTGCAAAGCCATGTCGATCGGCGCACGCTCCCAGTCTGCACGCACCTACCTGGAGAGGTGCATGGAAAAGTTCCAGGACT GTGCTCTGAACGAACTGGTCCAACATGGCCTCCGTGCTCTCAGAGAAACGCTCCCCACCGAGCAGGACCTCACCACCAAG AACGTCTCCATCGGCATCGTGGGTAAGGACATGGAGTTCACCATTTACGACGACGACGACGTGGCTCCGttcctggagggcctggaggaGAGGCCGCAGAGAAAG GTTGCCCAGCCTGCAGAGGAGCTGGCTGCTGGAGAAGCACCCGATGAGCCGATGGAGCACTGA
- the ric3b gene encoding protein RIC-3b yields MSMSTFQKVTLATCLVLCVALLLPKMLLSRGRKDAAERPEGSGHFPPMMHRQTAPEGRGQRAAGSGFSRTHNSDSMSRGKGAGSGTGTGGKSNLAGQIIPVYGFGILLYILYILFKITSKGNNKPSGRRCLPHRSENMKRKITDFELAQLQEKLRETELVMENIVSGAHHSPDRVTGVTADQEESLLQQLSEITRVMQEGQLVDGILPEKKVQEGWDDYPEEPSPRWDGTQCCCQHSPEGEPDADRTEEASDNQEENLLGGFKGQQSEDTEERVKEETEHQHNMEGAQLDLAGVLKELELSLKVTSVLEQEDVHELSRPAATETSGGSVRRRNKRRKAKKAAPLLSHEA; encoded by the exons ATGTCAATGTCAACGTTTCAAAAGGTGACCCTCGCGACGTGCCTCGTGCTGTGCGTCGCGCTGCTGCTTCCCAAGATGCTGCTATCCAGGGGGAGGAAGGATGCTGCCGAGCGACCAGAAG GCTCAGGACATTTCCCTCCCATGATGCACCGGCAGACGGCTCCAGAGGGCCGTGGCCAGAGGGCAGCGGGGTCCGGGTTCTCCAGAACCCATAACTCTGATTCCATGTCCAGGGGTAAAGGAGCCGGGTCTGGGACCGGAACCGGAGGCAAGTCCAACCTGGCGGGACAGATTATCCCCGTGTACGGCTTTGGGATCTTACTCTACATCCTCTACATTTtgtttaag atCACATCTAAAGGGAACAACAAGCCATCAGGTAGAAGGTGTCTTCCACATCGATCTGAGAATATGAAGAGGAAGATCA CGGACTTCGAGCTGGCCCAGCTGCAGGAGAAGCTCAGGGAGACGGAGCTGGTGATGGAGAACATCGTCTCCGGGGCCCACCACAGTCCTGACAG GGTGACGGGGGTCACTGCCGACCAGGAGGAGagtctgctgcagcagctgtcagAGATAACCAGAGTGATGCAGGAGGGCCAGCTGGTGGACGGGATCCTGCCGGAGAAGAAGGTCCAGGAAGGCTGGGACG ACTATCCGGAGGAACCAAGCCCGCGTTGGGACGGTACCCAGTGCTGCTGTCAGCACAGCCCAGAAGGAGAACCTGATGCGGACAGAACAGAAGAGGCTTCGGACAACCAGGAGGAAAACCTTCTGGGGGGATTTAAAGGTCAACAGTCTGAAGACACTGAAGAAAGAGTAAAAGAGGAGACGGAGCATCAGCACAACATGGAAGGTGCTCAGCTTGACCTGGCCGGGGTCCTCAAGGAGCTGGAGCTCTCCCTGAAGGTGACGTCCGTGTTGGAGCAGGAGGACGTCCACGAGCTCAGCCGACCTGCGGCGACGGAAACATCCGGCGGCTCAGTGAGACGGAGGAACAAGAGAAGGAAGGCGAAGAAAGCCGCACCCTTACTCTCCCATGAGGCTTAA
- the LOC122835681 gene encoding rhombotin-1-like yields MVLDKEESVSVVPLQSREKPRGCAGCNGKIRDRFMLQALDRFWHEDCLKCACCDCRLGRIGSTLYTRANLILCRRDYLRLFGVTGNCAACSKLIPAFEMVMRARDNVYHLDCFACQLCRQRFCVGDKFFLKNNMILCQLDYEGGHLNGGSDRQLQ; encoded by the exons ATGGTGCTAGACAAGGAGGAGA gCGTGTCTGTCGTTCCCCTCCAGTCCAGAGAGAAGCCAAGAGGCTGTGCCGGCTGCAATGGGAAGATCAGGGACCGCTTCATGCTCCAGGCGTTAGACAGGTTCTGGCATGAAGACTGTCTGAAGTGTGCCTGCTGCGACTGCCGCCTGGGACGGATCGGCTCCACCCTGTACACCCGGGCAAATCTTATCCTCTGCCGCAGAGACTACCTGAG GCTCTTCGGGGTGACGGGGAACTGCGCGGCCTGCAGTAAGCTGATCCCTGCCTTTGAGATGGTGATGAGAGCCAGAGACAACGTCTACCATTTAGACTGCTTCGCCTGTCAGCTCTGCCGCCAGAG attCTGCGTGGGAGACAAGTTCTTCCTCAAGAACAACATGATCCTGTGCCAGCTGGACTACGAAGGAGGCCATCTTAATGGAGGCTCCGACAGACAGCTACAATGA